A region of Rhizobium grahamii DNA encodes the following proteins:
- a CDS encoding TerC family protein has product MEDIMILVQDPAAWVALVTLVVMEVVLGIDNLIFISILTNKLPPEHREKARKIGIGLALIMRLALLGTVAWIVKLTTPVFELFGHGFSWKDLILIAGGLFLLWKATKEIHHNVDPADHNEDFIGKTVTTGFAAAIGQILILDLVFSVDSIITAVGMTPHLPIMIIAVIAAVTVMLVAATPLANFIERNPTIVMLALAFLMMIGTTLIAEGMGFHVPKGYVYAAMAFSALVEILNMLARNARQRKKQAGR; this is encoded by the coding sequence ATGGAAGATATCATGATACTCGTTCAGGACCCGGCCGCCTGGGTGGCCCTCGTCACCCTTGTGGTGATGGAAGTGGTCCTCGGGATCGACAATCTGATCTTCATCTCCATTCTTACCAACAAGCTTCCGCCCGAGCACCGCGAGAAGGCCCGCAAGATCGGCATCGGTCTTGCACTCATCATGCGCCTTGCCCTCCTCGGCACCGTTGCCTGGATCGTCAAGCTGACGACGCCGGTCTTCGAATTGTTCGGCCACGGCTTTTCCTGGAAGGACCTCATCCTCATCGCCGGCGGTCTCTTCCTGCTCTGGAAGGCAACGAAGGAAATCCACCACAACGTCGATCCGGCCGATCACAACGAGGACTTCATCGGCAAGACGGTGACGACAGGCTTTGCCGCTGCAATCGGCCAGATCCTGATCCTCGACCTCGTTTTCTCGGTGGACAGCATCATCACCGCAGTCGGCATGACACCTCACCTGCCGATCATGATCATCGCCGTGATTGCCGCCGTGACCGTGATGCTTGTCGCCGCCACGCCGCTTGCCAACTTCATCGAGCGCAATCCGACGATCGTCATGCTGGCGCTCGCCTTCCTGATGATGATCGGCACGACCCTGATCGCCGAAGGCATGGGCTTCCATGTTCCGAAGGGTTACGTCTACGCCGCGATGGCATTCTCGGCGCTGGTCGAAATACTGAACATGCTGGCCCGCAATGCGCGCCAGCGGAAGAAGCAGGCCGGCCGCTAA